One window from the genome of Desulforamulus ruminis DSM 2154 encodes:
- a CDS encoding HD-GYP domain-containing protein, translated as MLKKQTTFLGITDLSSLAYLDLDMDTRDHCYKVAHYASAIAVAMGNQYSCQVFLAALLHDIGKSKIAKEILCKPGELTPKEWELIKRHPVMGYHLIKENPSLMPFKEIVLYHHERFDGKGYPCGLMGYDIPLTARMISIADAFDTMTSTRVYREQISVEQALQELIHCSGTQFDPELVRIFVDLFKE; from the coding sequence ATGTTAAAAAAACAAACAACCTTTTTGGGTATTACAGATCTCAGCTCGTTAGCCTATTTAGATTTAGATATGGATACTAGGGATCATTGTTATAAAGTAGCCCATTACGCCAGTGCTATTGCTGTGGCCATGGGAAACCAATATAGCTGCCAGGTCTTTTTAGCTGCTTTGCTTCACGACATCGGGAAAAGTAAAATTGCCAAGGAAATTCTTTGTAAGCCCGGAGAACTAACCCCAAAGGAGTGGGAACTCATAAAGCGGCATCCGGTAATGGGATATCATCTCATTAAAGAAAATCCATCCTTAATGCCCTTTAAAGAGATTGTTTTATATCATCATGAACGTTTTGACGGAAAGGGCTATCCCTGCGGGCTCATGGGTTACGATATTCCCCTGACGGCAAGAATGATCAGTATTGCGGATGCCTTTGACACCATGACTTCTACCAGGGTTTACCGGGAACAAATAAGTGTAGAGCAGGCTTTACAGGAATTAATCCATTGTTCCGGCACCCAATTCGATCCGGAGTTAGTAAGAATCTTTGTAGATTTGTTTAAAGAATAG
- the lepB gene encoding signal peptidase I: MTSVTRKNLLEWAGTIVVAIVLSLVIRSYVAEARWIPSESMLPTLKVGDHLMTDKISYQFKSIQRGDIVVFTPPAEAHIEEEALIKRVIGLPGDTVSIQERTVYINGKPLKEPYLLEKPREDLKPFTVPEDHVFVMGDNRNNSYDSRFWGPLPTDNIIGRAMFLYYPFNHLKVLTRG; encoded by the coding sequence ATGACCTCTGTTACAAGAAAGAACCTATTGGAGTGGGCCGGCACCATTGTGGTAGCCATTGTATTATCCTTAGTGATCCGTTCCTATGTGGCCGAGGCCAGATGGATCCCCAGCGAATCGATGCTCCCCACCTTAAAGGTGGGAGATCATCTGATGACCGACAAAATTTCTTATCAGTTTAAATCAATCCAACGGGGAGATATTGTGGTTTTCACCCCTCCTGCCGAGGCCCATATCGAAGAGGAAGCCCTTATCAAAAGAGTGATTGGGTTACCGGGGGATACCGTTTCCATCCAAGAAAGAACGGTCTACATCAACGGCAAACCATTAAAGGAACCCTATCTCTTAGAAAAACCCCGGGAGGATTTAAAACCCTTCACTGTTCCCGAAGATCATGTGTTTGTCATGGGGGATAATCGTAACAACAGCTACGACAGTAGATTTTGGGGCCCTCTGCCAACCGATAATATCATTGGCCGGGCAATGTTTCTTTATTACCCTTTCAATCATTTAAAGGTTCTTACCCGTGGGTAG
- a CDS encoding ferredoxin family protein, producing MKDKLIKKLKDLDTEINIDDKLYLNRWKPDQTSHLEIIDEAICAEKCSGKDCTLFCPAKVYEWRENRISVGYEGCLECGACRIGCPYENIRWRYPRGGYGVQFRLA from the coding sequence ATGAAGGATAAATTAATAAAAAAATTAAAAGATTTGGATACGGAAATTAACATTGACGACAAATTGTATTTGAATCGCTGGAAACCGGATCAGACCTCTCATCTGGAAATCATCGACGAAGCGATCTGTGCCGAAAAATGCTCCGGCAAGGATTGTACCCTGTTTTGCCCGGCCAAAGTTTATGAGTGGCGGGAAAACCGGATCTCCGTGGGTTATGAGGGATGTTTGGAATGTGGCGCTTGCAGAATCGGCTGCCCCTACGAGAACATTCGGTGGCGCTATCCCAGAGGTGGGTATGGGGTTCAATTTAGGCTGGCTTAA
- a CDS encoding FAD-dependent oxidoreductase, whose protein sequence is MPEKFDVIVVGAGVGGLAAAYKLAQAGLSVVVIERGDYPGAKNVMGGVLYRSMMEELIPEFWKEAPLQRPVVDQRFWLMDEESAVTTGYKGQAWAREPYNCFTVFRGQFDQWFARKCTEAGAVIINETVVESCIVEKDRVVGVRTSRPEGDLYANVVVLADGVNSLLSKQLGFHQEWKPQEVALAVMEELKLPAEVIEDRFNLEPGMGATIEIFGGGTLGLVGTAFIYTNKEHLSIGVGALLSQVRQSKVRPYDLLENLKRHPLVRPLIRNGEPVEYYAHLIPEGGYNAIPKLVGPGVVVVGDAAQLVNGIHREGSNLAMTSGRLAAEAIVEAHDTGNFTAQGLSSYEKNLRNSYVIQDLKKYKNASHLFETNPQYFNEYIPVSNMALQEMLTVDGLSKQGKQKLILKRLLSENSLFSLGKDLYQAWKAMR, encoded by the coding sequence GTGCCTGAAAAATTTGATGTGATTGTGGTTGGTGCCGGCGTTGGCGGCCTAGCCGCTGCTTATAAACTGGCCCAGGCCGGTTTGTCCGTTGTGGTTATTGAACGGGGGGATTATCCCGGAGCTAAAAACGTCATGGGCGGAGTTCTTTACCGGTCCATGATGGAAGAATTAATCCCGGAATTTTGGAAAGAAGCCCCCTTGCAAAGGCCGGTGGTGGATCAGCGCTTCTGGCTGATGGATGAAGAGTCGGCGGTTACCACCGGATATAAGGGGCAGGCCTGGGCCAGGGAACCTTACAATTGCTTTACCGTGTTCCGGGGCCAGTTTGATCAGTGGTTTGCCCGCAAATGCACCGAAGCGGGAGCCGTCATCATTAATGAAACCGTCGTTGAATCCTGCATTGTGGAAAAAGACCGGGTGGTGGGTGTCAGAACCAGCCGTCCCGAAGGAGACCTTTACGCCAATGTAGTGGTGCTGGCCGACGGCGTCAATTCCCTATTAAGCAAACAGTTGGGTTTTCATCAAGAATGGAAGCCCCAGGAAGTGGCCCTGGCGGTGATGGAAGAATTGAAATTGCCCGCTGAAGTCATTGAAGACCGGTTTAATCTTGAACCGGGCATGGGCGCCACCATTGAGATTTTTGGCGGCGGCACCCTGGGCCTGGTGGGCACCGCTTTTATCTACACCAATAAAGAACATCTCTCCATCGGGGTGGGCGCACTGTTATCCCAAGTCAGGCAGAGCAAGGTACGCCCCTATGATCTGCTGGAGAATTTAAAAAGGCACCCTTTGGTCCGCCCGTTAATCCGAAATGGAGAACCGGTGGAATATTATGCCCATTTAATTCCCGAGGGAGGCTATAACGCCATTCCCAAACTGGTGGGCCCTGGCGTGGTGGTGGTAGGAGACGCCGCCCAACTGGTAAACGGCATTCACCGGGAAGGCAGCAATTTAGCCATGACTTCCGGCCGCCTGGCTGCCGAGGCCATTGTGGAGGCCCATGACACCGGCAACTTTACCGCCCAGGGCTTATCCTCCTACGAAAAGAACCTGCGCAACAGTTATGTCATCCAGGACTTAAAGAAATACAAGAATGCTTCTCATTTATTTGAAACAAATCCCCAATATTTCAACGAATATATTCCGGTCAGCAACATGGCGCTGCAGGAAATGTTAACGGTGGATGGCCTCAGCAAACAGGGCAAACAAAAATTAATTTTAAAACGCCTCTTAAGTGAAAATTCTCTGTTCTCCTTAGGTAAAGACCTTTATCAAGCTTGGAAGGCGATGAGATAA
- a CDS encoding electron transfer flavoprotein subunit alpha: protein MAVRVSSACIGCQACIPACPYEALYINEEGLCQVIEEKCVACGQCVEVCPVSALSLPEMAHEAKEDLTTLAGAEAAVLSGDLGRYQGVWVFIEQREGQIMPVSLELLGAGRQLAQKLGVELAGVLLGHQVCGLANKVYECGADKVYLVDNPALRYYRTETYMQVFVDLAKEYLPEIILMGATTTGRDLAGAVATELRTGLTADCTGLDIDLQQRLLLATRPAFGGNIMATIVSKAHRPQMATVRPKVMRMPALAPGRQGALVQKEVSLKEEDLLTRVLEIVQEQGEQVNLQEAEIIVAGGRGLGDRDGFQKICFGLAEALGGRVGASRAAVEAGWIDHKYQVGQTGVTVAPKIYFALGISGAIQHLVGIRGADVIIAINTDPNAPIFKECTYGLVGDVFKLVPLLTEPLKELLTQNKADLQKQLQGQGGINCA, encoded by the coding sequence ATGGCGGTTCGTGTATCATCTGCTTGTATTGGTTGTCAGGCCTGTATCCCGGCCTGCCCCTATGAAGCGCTTTATATAAACGAAGAAGGCTTATGCCAGGTGATTGAAGAAAAATGTGTTGCCTGCGGCCAATGCGTTGAAGTTTGTCCTGTAAGCGCACTGAGCCTTCCGGAAATGGCCCATGAGGCAAAGGAAGATTTAACCACCCTTGCCGGGGCGGAGGCTGCCGTGCTGTCCGGCGACCTGGGCCGTTACCAGGGGGTATGGGTTTTTATTGAGCAAAGAGAAGGGCAGATTATGCCGGTATCTTTGGAATTGCTTGGCGCCGGGCGTCAACTGGCGCAAAAGCTCGGGGTGGAACTGGCCGGTGTTCTTTTAGGACATCAGGTGTGCGGTTTGGCCAATAAGGTCTATGAATGCGGCGCCGATAAGGTTTATCTTGTGGATAACCCGGCCCTCCGCTACTACCGCACAGAAACCTATATGCAGGTTTTTGTGGATCTGGCCAAGGAATACCTGCCGGAGATTATTTTAATGGGTGCCACCACCACCGGACGGGATTTAGCCGGAGCGGTTGCTACAGAGTTAAGGACCGGGCTTACTGCGGATTGCACCGGTTTGGATATTGATCTGCAACAACGTCTGCTGCTGGCCACCCGTCCGGCCTTTGGCGGCAATATTATGGCCACCATTGTCTCCAAGGCGCACCGCCCCCAAATGGCCACCGTTCGACCCAAGGTCATGCGGATGCCCGCCCTGGCGCCCGGCCGGCAGGGTGCGCTGGTTCAGAAGGAAGTCAGCCTGAAGGAAGAGGACCTGCTGACCCGGGTGCTGGAAATTGTGCAAGAGCAGGGCGAACAGGTTAACCTGCAGGAAGCGGAAATTATTGTGGCCGGCGGCCGGGGGCTGGGAGACCGGGACGGTTTTCAAAAGATTTGCTTTGGACTGGCGGAGGCTCTGGGCGGCCGGGTTGGAGCGTCCCGGGCGGCGGTGGAAGCCGGCTGGATTGACCATAAATACCAGGTGGGACAAACGGGCGTTACCGTAGCTCCTAAAATATATTTTGCCTTGGGCATTTCCGGAGCTATTCAACATCTGGTGGGAATTCGCGGGGCGGATGTCATCATCGCCATTAACACCGATCCCAACGCTCCGATTTTTAAGGAATGCACCTACGGCCTGGTAGGGGATGTTTTTAAACTGGTGCCCCTGCTAACGGAACCTTTAAAAGAACTATTGACACAGAATAAAGCTGATTTGCAAAAACAGCTTCAAGGTCAGGGGGGAATCAACTGTGCCTGA
- a CDS encoding electron transfer flavoprotein subunit beta/FixA family protein — translation MHILVCVKQVPDTTEVRIDPETNTLDRSSAPAIMNPYDSHAVEEAVRIKERFGGKVTVISMGPPNAVEVIQRCIALGADEGYLLSDRAFAGSDTLATSYILARGIQKVCEQEPFDLIFCGKQAIDGDTAQVGPGIARRLGMPQLTYVQTVAALDPRAREIKVHRKLDEAYEVVTAKLPCLLTVEKEINELRYSSLPNMLRAARYQPRILQAVDLEADPSMMGLKGSPTSVTKIFAPSQRNRGEILQGDEQSMVNQLMAKLSQRMTQNN, via the coding sequence TTGCATATTCTTGTTTGTGTCAAACAGGTGCCGGATACAACCGAAGTTCGGATCGACCCTGAAACCAACACCTTAGACCGGTCCAGCGCACCGGCCATCATGAATCCCTATGACAGCCATGCGGTGGAGGAAGCGGTACGCATCAAGGAACGCTTTGGAGGGAAGGTCACCGTGATTTCCATGGGACCGCCCAATGCAGTGGAGGTTATCCAGCGATGTATTGCCCTGGGAGCCGATGAAGGATATTTATTAAGCGACCGGGCCTTTGCCGGTTCCGATACTTTGGCCACAAGTTATATTTTGGCCCGGGGAATACAGAAAGTTTGTGAGCAGGAGCCTTTTGATTTAATTTTTTGCGGCAAACAAGCCATTGATGGCGATACCGCCCAAGTGGGTCCCGGTATTGCCCGGCGGTTGGGCATGCCCCAGTTAACTTACGTGCAAACCGTGGCGGCCCTGGACCCCCGGGCAAGAGAAATCAAGGTGCACCGGAAGCTGGATGAAGCCTATGAGGTGGTAACGGCAAAACTGCCTTGCCTTCTTACGGTGGAGAAGGAGATCAACGAATTAAGGTATTCTTCTCTTCCCAACATGCTGCGGGCCGCCCGCTATCAGCCCCGCATTCTGCAAGCGGTTGACCTGGAGGCAGATCCCTCCATGATGGGCCTAAAGGGTTCCCCTACTTCCGTGACCAAAATTTTTGCCCCTTCCCAGCGAAACCGGGGAGAGATTTTGCAGGGCGATGAGCAAAGCATGGTCAACCAGTTAATGGCGAAACTGTCCCAGAGAATGACTCAGAATAATTAA
- a CDS encoding DASS family sodium-coupled anion symporter — MAHSTTNGNGFRLSWDSRFIRIVIPILFAALFFILPSPQGLSPQAWKLFGIFVGTILMLMLQGLPEPSAIFVGVASAGLMVVPLKDVLVGYTDSTVWLIVTAIMMSIGFKKSGLARRIGLILIKAFGKSSLGLGYVFSFMDLLLATSIPAAPARGGGLVYPLCQGVFDVVDSKPDQNPRRLGSYLTVLLYMISMTTGSLFITGMGPNVLSTKLADQILGIQISWPLWTMAALPGFIAFLFIPWVVYRIYPPEMHSVEGVRRMARGELEELGPVDWKEMVVAATFLLALGLWATSTISKIDVAIVAFLGVTIMTLFNIIQWKDIVETKETWSILIWFGGIIGLSSALDKVDFFKWLTLQMEQSLPIGGTNVFIAFIIIALVAILPHYVFPSLVGYVAAFAPVLFSFVAVTGVPKYPAFFLIAYLMVVSSTLTHYGNGLGPLLFGTGYVDKKTWWKIGFVVTALTTILYLTVGLFYWKLIGLW; from the coding sequence ATGGCTCATAGTACTACAAATGGCAACGGCTTTAGATTGTCTTGGGACAGTCGCTTTATCCGAATCGTTATACCAATTCTCTTTGCGGCTTTATTTTTTATCCTGCCTTCTCCTCAGGGGCTTTCTCCCCAGGCCTGGAAACTATTCGGTATCTTTGTAGGCACCATCTTAATGCTGATGTTGCAGGGATTACCGGAACCCAGCGCCATTTTTGTCGGTGTAGCATCCGCCGGGCTGATGGTGGTGCCGTTAAAGGATGTGCTGGTGGGCTATACCGACAGCACGGTGTGGTTAATCGTAACAGCCATTATGATGAGTATCGGTTTTAAGAAGAGCGGGCTGGCCAGGAGAATTGGCCTGATATTGATTAAAGCCTTTGGCAAAAGCAGCCTGGGTTTAGGTTATGTATTTAGTTTTATGGATTTGTTATTGGCTACCTCCATTCCTGCTGCACCTGCCCGGGGCGGCGGTTTGGTCTATCCCCTTTGCCAGGGGGTCTTTGATGTGGTGGATTCAAAACCGGATCAAAACCCCCGGCGCCTGGGCTCCTACCTGACGGTTCTGCTGTATATGATCAGCATGACCACCGGCAGCTTGTTTATCACCGGCATGGGCCCCAATGTTTTAAGCACCAAACTGGCCGACCAGATTCTGGGCATTCAAATTAGTTGGCCCCTCTGGACTATGGCTGCCCTGCCGGGTTTCATTGCTTTCTTGTTCATTCCCTGGGTGGTTTATCGAATTTATCCGCCGGAGATGCATTCTGTGGAAGGAGTCCGCCGTATGGCCAGAGGTGAGTTAGAGGAACTGGGACCGGTGGATTGGAAGGAAATGGTGGTTGCGGCTACTTTTTTACTTGCCCTGGGTTTATGGGCCACCAGTACCATCAGCAAAATTGATGTCGCTATCGTGGCCTTTCTGGGCGTTACCATTATGACTCTGTTTAATATTATTCAATGGAAAGATATTGTGGAAACCAAAGAAACATGGTCTATTTTAATTTGGTTCGGCGGCATCATCGGCCTCTCCAGTGCTCTGGATAAAGTGGACTTTTTTAAATGGCTGACGCTGCAGATGGAGCAATCCTTGCCCATCGGGGGTACCAATGTATTTATTGCTTTTATCATTATTGCCCTGGTGGCCATTTTACCTCATTATGTCTTTCCCTCTCTGGTGGGTTACGTGGCCGCCTTTGCTCCGGTATTGTTCAGCTTTGTTGCCGTGACCGGCGTGCCCAAATACCCGGCATTTTTCCTGATCGCCTATTTAATGGTGGTTTCCTCCACCCTCACTCACTACGGTAACGGTCTTGGACCGCTTTTGTTCGGAACAGGCTATGTCGATAAAAAGACCTGGTGGAAGATCGGTTTTGTGGTAACCGCTTTAACAACCATCCTTTATCTAACCGTCGGATTATTCTACTGGAAGTTAATTGGTCTATGGTAA
- a CDS encoding HelD family protein encodes MNGEKQKELAYLEETIAVIQKERAKELAKQSKQKKKVIDARRDMWENAAPFSGDFALLTEMNQCLLQVNQETAGYQNTVKQIEDYNSIIDTPYFGRFDFAEESCGPGEKIYIGLHTVTDSQTHQVYVYDWRAPIASIFYRYEPGRAAYNAPAGLIHGDLLLKRQYKIRNSKLIYFFDCNRMINDEMLQEILSCNASVKMKNIVETIQKEQDLIIRNRDHDLLMVQGVAGSGKTSIALHRIAFLLYDGLKSKLASHNIMIISPNPIFSRYISDVLPGLGEENVEQATFEDIAARVFADRFRIETRAMQLESMIYSCRTNQGNARRQSADFKGSKTFVKILDRLLRHYARHMIPFADVYYDGLILETRQQLKNRFLNNKTGIPMAKQLQRIENWIWQKVHPLQKKRLKKIEKIVASSEGHDLEIRSFSRLMSIKEAASFRKRLHKFTRVDYLHLYERLFDQPKLFFKLSQGLDLPENIEQILSSTREGLQRGQVHYEDGAPLLYLKLRMEGHNLFPEIQQVVIDEAQDYAPLQYEVFKLLFPEAKYTVLGDIRQTIEKEADPSLYDDISAILDKEKSITLQLNKAYRSSYEINTFAQRLLGLEQNRFFERHDKEPLIVPNKTEQSMDRAIRRAASDFLGQGFESVAILCKTQREAERVYHKLKEWIPVKLIHPQEGKVEKGLSVIASYISKGLEFDVVMVYGANKGNYSSDLDKKLLYVACTRALHRLAIYYTGEKCPFI; translated from the coding sequence ATGAACGGGGAAAAGCAAAAGGAATTGGCTTATCTCGAAGAAACCATTGCCGTGATTCAAAAAGAACGGGCTAAAGAACTGGCAAAGCAATCCAAGCAAAAGAAAAAAGTAATTGACGCCAGAAGGGATATGTGGGAAAATGCCGCTCCTTTTTCCGGTGACTTTGCCCTGCTTACGGAAATGAATCAATGTCTTCTTCAGGTGAATCAGGAGACCGCCGGTTATCAGAACACCGTGAAGCAAATCGAGGATTATAATAGCATCATAGATACTCCTTATTTCGGCAGGTTTGATTTCGCGGAGGAAAGCTGCGGCCCTGGGGAAAAGATTTATATTGGCCTTCATACCGTGACCGATTCCCAAACACACCAGGTTTATGTGTATGACTGGCGGGCACCCATTGCCAGCATTTTTTACCGGTATGAACCGGGCCGCGCGGCCTACAACGCTCCGGCCGGGTTAATTCACGGAGACCTCTTGTTAAAGCGTCAATATAAAATCAGGAACTCTAAACTGATCTATTTTTTTGACTGCAACAGGATGATCAATGACGAAATGCTTCAAGAAATATTAAGCTGCAATGCCTCCGTGAAAATGAAAAATATTGTGGAAACCATTCAAAAAGAGCAAGACCTCATTATCCGGAATAGGGACCACGACCTTTTAATGGTACAGGGTGTGGCGGGCAGCGGTAAAACTTCCATTGCCCTGCACCGCATTGCCTTTTTACTCTATGACGGTTTAAAGTCAAAATTGGCTTCACATAACATTATGATTATTTCTCCCAATCCGATCTTTAGCAGATATATTTCCGATGTCCTGCCGGGCCTTGGAGAAGAAAACGTAGAACAAGCGACCTTTGAAGATATTGCAGCAAGAGTTTTTGCCGACAGGTTTAGGATAGAAACCCGGGCCATGCAGCTTGAATCTATGATTTATTCCTGCCGCACGAACCAAGGGAACGCCAGGAGGCAAAGCGCAGATTTCAAAGGTTCAAAAACCTTCGTCAAGATCCTTGACCGATTGCTCCGGCATTATGCCCGCCACATGATTCCCTTTGCCGATGTCTATTACGACGGTCTTATTCTGGAAACCAGGCAACAGTTGAAAAACCGTTTTCTAAACAACAAAACCGGCATACCCATGGCCAAACAACTTCAACGGATAGAAAATTGGATTTGGCAAAAGGTTCACCCGCTGCAAAAGAAACGACTTAAAAAAATTGAAAAAATTGTAGCCAGCAGTGAAGGACATGATTTGGAAATCAGGTCCTTCAGCCGATTGATGTCCATTAAGGAAGCAGCCTCTTTCCGGAAGCGGCTTCATAAATTTACCAGGGTGGATTACCTGCATCTGTATGAAAGACTCTTTGACCAGCCCAAACTTTTCTTTAAACTCTCCCAGGGGCTTGACCTCCCGGAGAATATTGAACAGATTCTTTCTAGTACCAGGGAGGGCCTGCAAAGAGGGCAGGTGCATTATGAAGATGGCGCTCCCCTTCTGTATCTAAAATTGCGCATGGAGGGGCACAATCTATTTCCGGAGATTCAACAAGTGGTCATCGACGAAGCCCAGGATTATGCTCCTCTGCAATACGAAGTTTTTAAACTGTTATTTCCGGAAGCAAAATATACGGTTTTGGGAGATATTCGGCAAACCATCGAAAAAGAAGCCGATCCCTCCCTGTATGATGATATTTCAGCCATACTGGATAAAGAAAAGAGTATCACCCTGCAATTAAATAAAGCCTACCGGTCTTCTTATGAAATTAATACTTTTGCCCAAAGGCTGTTGGGCCTAGAGCAGAATCGTTTTTTTGAACGTCACGACAAAGAGCCCTTGATTGTACCGAACAAAACGGAGCAATCCATGGACCGGGCCATTCGCCGTGCTGCTTCGGACTTCCTTGGACAAGGTTTTGAATCTGTGGCCATTCTATGCAAAACCCAGCGAGAGGCGGAACGAGTTTATCACAAATTAAAGGAATGGATACCTGTTAAACTCATCCATCCCCAGGAAGGAAAGGTGGAAAAGGGTCTTTCAGTCATTGCTTCTTATATCTCCAAAGGTCTGGAATTTGATGTGGTCATGGTGTACGGTGCAAACAAAGGCAATTACTCCAGTGATCTGGACAAAAAGCTATTATATGTTGCTTGCACCAGAGCACTCCACCGCTTGGCCATTTATTACACCGGAGAGAAATGTCCCTTTATTTAA
- a CDS encoding sigma-54 interaction domain-containing protein has product MDTGGAPKNLEIFFDKILDVFYDGIYITDSRGVTIKVNDMYEKLTGLKKEELLGRKVTDLEKAGVFDSPLNPIVVKTGKPQTSVQLNKTGRKVVINGHPVFDEGGKVAYVVTYVRDVTVLSQLKDEISVQRELIQKYHHEAQYLRTKNFGQTHAVIESPKMIKLMDLLKRISQTDTTVLILGETGVGKDVFAKKIHEHSSRRDEPFFKINCATIPENLIESELFGYDPGAFSGASSKGKPGYFELADKGTLFLDEIGELPLSMQAKLLRVLQDQEVMRIGSTKVKKVDVRFVAATNRNLEAAIKEGNFRSDLYYRLHVAVLEIPPLRERMEEIIPLIDYFLDKFNTKYKKKMIFSQEAKQMLKSYPWPGNVREMENLIQGLIVTRDEEILQLQDLPSYLLTNQNKNSLFQPHPLNIEEKPLSEIMDEFERNLLENALNTHGKTTTLAKLFHVNHSTIFRKLKKYNLI; this is encoded by the coding sequence ATGGATACTGGTGGTGCACCCAAAAACTTAGAAATATTTTTTGATAAAATATTAGATGTTTTTTATGATGGTATCTATATTACGGATTCCCGTGGGGTTACTATAAAAGTTAACGATATGTATGAAAAACTTACCGGTTTAAAGAAGGAAGAACTTTTGGGACGTAAGGTTACGGATTTGGAGAAGGCGGGGGTTTTTGATTCTCCTCTAAACCCCATTGTGGTTAAGACGGGAAAGCCCCAGACCTCAGTTCAGTTAAATAAAACAGGGCGAAAGGTTGTTATCAACGGGCATCCGGTATTCGATGAGGGAGGAAAGGTGGCTTACGTGGTCACCTATGTCCGGGATGTTACCGTTCTTTCTCAGTTAAAAGATGAAATATCGGTCCAGCGGGAGCTCATTCAAAAATATCATCACGAAGCGCAATACCTGCGCACGAAAAACTTTGGACAGACCCATGCGGTGATTGAAAGCCCTAAAATGATAAAATTAATGGATTTGTTAAAACGGATATCTCAGACAGACACGACGGTTTTGATTTTAGGGGAGACCGGTGTTGGGAAAGATGTCTTTGCCAAAAAAATTCACGAACACAGCAGCCGGAGGGATGAGCCGTTCTTTAAAATTAACTGTGCCACCATTCCGGAGAATCTGATTGAATCCGAACTCTTCGGCTACGACCCGGGGGCCTTTTCCGGAGCCAGTTCCAAGGGAAAACCGGGATATTTTGAATTGGCCGACAAGGGGACCCTCTTCCTGGATGAGATCGGAGAACTGCCCCTTTCCATGCAGGCAAAATTGTTGCGTGTTTTGCAGGATCAAGAAGTCATGCGGATTGGTTCGACCAAAGTAAAAAAAGTAGATGTGCGTTTTGTGGCGGCTACCAACAGGAACTTGGAGGCAGCCATCAAGGAGGGCAACTTTAGAAGCGACCTGTATTACCGGTTGCATGTGGCTGTGCTGGAAATACCCCCGCTGAGGGAAAGAATGGAGGAGATTATACCGCTCATTGATTATTTCTTAGATAAATTTAATACCAAATATAAAAAGAAAATGATTTTTTCCCAGGAAGCGAAACAAATGCTCAAATCCTATCCCTGGCCTGGAAACGTGCGGGAAATGGAGAATTTGATTCAGGGCTTGATCGTAACAAGAGATGAAGAAATCCTGCAGTTGCAGGATTTACCCAGTTATTTGCTGACAAACCAAAATAAAAACAGCTTATTCCAACCCCATCCCCTGAATATAGAAGAGAAACCCCTCAGTGAGATCATGGATGAGTTTGAAAGAAATCTTTTGGAAAATGCCTTAAATACCCATGGCAAAACTACTACCTTGGCCAAATTGTTTCATGTAAATCATTCCACTATTTTTAGGAAATTAAAAAAATACAATCTAATATAA